One region of Microbacterium sp. M28 genomic DNA includes:
- a CDS encoding TrkH family potassium uptake protein, whose product MSGISSVVSPRRGLQRALQFVKHVITSSPSRFAIVIFAALILVFTALLSLPIASASRTVTPLADALFTAVSTICVTGLATVDMATHWSGFGHVVIFIGVNIGGMGVLTLASLMGMVISKRLGLRAKLIAAGDTNPLRAHGGPVNEGQTVRLGEVGQLLTTVALSTLVIEGVVAILLYPGLVMAGIDPLVALWEAPYYAAMSFTNTGFSPNVGGVGVFADDYFVLTVLMVSVFLGSIGFPVIYTLAKHHWHVARWSLHAKLTLITTVILFFAGAAVFLILEYDNPGTFGSMDAVDTTFQAFFLSAMTRSGGFSVVEIGDLNGSSLVAGSMLMFVGGGSASTAGGIKVTTLAVLAIAVWSEAKGRQSVEVFGRRIPSDVQRVALSVVAWGATIVALSTIVIAQITKADISHVLFDVISAFGTVGLSTGLTGELPDSASYVMAATIFMGRVGTVTLAAAVAATSRTQLYSLPVERPIVG is encoded by the coding sequence ATGTCGGGCATATCGTCTGTCGTCTCTCCCCGGCGCGGACTGCAGCGCGCTCTGCAGTTCGTGAAGCACGTGATCACCTCATCGCCGTCGCGGTTCGCGATCGTCATCTTCGCGGCGCTGATCCTCGTGTTCACGGCGCTGCTGTCTCTGCCGATCGCCTCCGCCTCCCGCACGGTCACTCCACTGGCTGATGCGCTGTTCACGGCGGTGTCCACGATCTGCGTGACGGGCCTGGCGACCGTCGACATGGCGACGCACTGGTCCGGGTTCGGCCACGTCGTCATCTTCATCGGCGTCAACATCGGCGGCATGGGCGTGCTGACGCTGGCATCGCTCATGGGCATGGTGATCTCGAAGCGCCTCGGCCTGCGCGCCAAGCTCATCGCCGCGGGAGACACGAATCCGCTGCGCGCGCACGGCGGCCCCGTCAACGAAGGACAGACCGTCCGGCTCGGCGAGGTCGGTCAGCTGCTGACGACCGTCGCACTGTCCACGCTCGTGATCGAGGGCGTCGTCGCGATCCTCCTGTACCCAGGGCTGGTCATGGCGGGCATCGATCCGCTCGTCGCGCTGTGGGAGGCCCCGTACTACGCGGCCATGTCCTTCACGAACACCGGCTTCAGTCCCAACGTCGGAGGCGTCGGCGTCTTCGCCGACGACTACTTCGTCCTGACCGTCCTCATGGTGAGCGTGTTCCTCGGGAGCATCGGCTTCCCGGTGATCTACACGCTGGCCAAGCACCACTGGCACGTCGCGCGCTGGTCGCTGCACGCGAAGCTGACGCTCATCACGACGGTCATCCTGTTCTTCGCCGGTGCGGCCGTCTTCCTCATCCTGGAGTACGACAACCCGGGGACGTTCGGGTCCATGGATGCCGTGGACACCACGTTCCAGGCGTTCTTCCTGTCCGCCATGACCCGCTCCGGCGGATTCAGCGTGGTCGAGATCGGCGACCTCAACGGCTCGTCGCTCGTCGCCGGATCCATGCTCATGTTCGTGGGCGGCGGGTCGGCATCCACCGCCGGAGGCATCAAGGTGACCACGCTCGCGGTGCTCGCCATCGCCGTCTGGTCCGAGGCCAAGGGACGCCAGTCGGTCGAGGTCTTCGGCCGCCGCATCCCCAGCGACGTGCAGCGCGTCGCACTCTCGGTCGTCGCCTGGGGCGCCACGATCGTCGCCCTCTCGACCATCGTGATCGCGCAGATCACCAAGGCGGACATCAGTCACGTCCTGTTCGACGTGATCTCCGCCTTCGGCACCGTCGGGCTGTCCACGGGGCTCACGGGCGAGCTCCCGGATTCGGCGTCCTATGTCATGGCTGCGACGATCTTCATGGGACGCGTTGGTACAGTGACTCTCGCCGCGGCGGTCGCCGCGACGTCGCGAACGCAGCTCTATTCGCTGCCCGTGGAAAGGCCCATCGTTGGTTGA
- a CDS encoding potassium channel family protein produces MVDVIRGDAPVLVIGLGRFGAACAGELDRLDREVLAIDESLELVQKWSDRVTHTVQADARNIDALRQIGAQDFQVAVVAVGSLIEASVLITANLVDLKVPQIWAKAVSQSHGKILARVGANHVIYPEREAGERVAHLVSGRMLDFIRFDDDFVLAKMYPPKFIRGVGLNQSGVRTKYNVTVVGVKSPGKPFRYAEADTVVTNHDLIIVSGTNVDIERFASLDR; encoded by the coding sequence TTGGTTGACGTCATCCGGGGCGACGCCCCCGTTCTCGTGATCGGGCTCGGACGCTTCGGCGCCGCGTGCGCAGGCGAACTGGATCGGCTGGACCGCGAAGTGCTCGCGATCGACGAGAGCCTCGAACTCGTCCAGAAGTGGTCCGATCGGGTCACGCACACCGTGCAGGCGGACGCCCGCAACATCGACGCGCTGCGTCAGATCGGCGCGCAGGACTTCCAGGTGGCGGTCGTGGCGGTCGGATCGCTGATCGAGGCGTCCGTCCTCATCACCGCCAACCTCGTCGACCTCAAGGTCCCGCAGATCTGGGCGAAGGCCGTCTCGCAGTCGCACGGCAAGATCCTCGCCCGCGTCGGCGCCAACCACGTGATCTACCCGGAGCGCGAGGCCGGCGAGCGCGTCGCTCACCTGGTGAGCGGCCGGATGCTGGACTTCATCCGCTTCGACGACGACTTCGTGCTCGCGAAGATGTACCCGCCCAAGTTCATCCGCGGCGTCGGCCTGAACCAGTCCGGCGTCCGGACGAAGTACAACGTCACCGTGGTCGGCGTGAAGAGCCCCGGCAAGCCGTTCCGCTACGCCGAGGCCGACACCGTCGTCACGAACCACGACCTCATCATCGTGTCGGGGACCAACGTCGACATCGAGCGCTTCGCCAGCCTCGACCGCTGA
- a CDS encoding cation diffusion facilitator family transporter, translating to MSASGGGKAILAAFLANMGIALAKFVAWALSGSASMLAEAIHSVADSGNQLLLMLGGRKAKRVADREHPFGYGRERYVYAFVVSIILFSVGGVFAIYEGIDKLTHPHALDPVWWWLPLVVLVVAIGLESFSLRTAVRESNLVREKGQSWVSFVRRAKAPELPVVLLEDIGALTGLTFALLGVGLTVITGNPLFDALGTLMIGTLLVVIAIILGVETKSLLVGEGANQADHDRIVEAIVYGPEVEKLIHLKTLYLGPDELLVAAKIALPADKTVREAADDIDDIEKRIREAVPVARAIYIEPDIYRPSLDPEPSTDVFVLKSSD from the coding sequence ATGAGTGCATCCGGCGGCGGCAAGGCGATTCTCGCGGCATTCCTGGCGAACATGGGCATCGCTCTGGCGAAGTTCGTCGCCTGGGCGCTTTCGGGCTCGGCATCCATGCTCGCCGAGGCCATCCACTCCGTCGCGGACTCCGGCAACCAGCTGCTGCTCATGCTCGGCGGGCGCAAGGCGAAGCGCGTGGCCGACCGCGAGCATCCGTTCGGCTACGGCCGGGAACGCTACGTGTACGCGTTCGTCGTGTCGATCATCCTGTTCTCCGTCGGCGGCGTGTTCGCCATCTATGAGGGCATCGACAAGCTCACGCATCCGCACGCCCTCGACCCCGTGTGGTGGTGGTTGCCGCTGGTGGTGCTGGTGGTCGCGATCGGGCTCGAGTCGTTCTCGCTGCGAACGGCCGTTCGAGAGAGCAACCTCGTGCGCGAGAAGGGCCAGTCCTGGGTGTCCTTCGTACGCCGCGCGAAGGCGCCGGAGCTTCCCGTCGTCCTGCTCGAGGACATCGGGGCGCTGACCGGCCTGACCTTCGCCCTGCTCGGGGTGGGGCTGACCGTGATCACGGGCAACCCGCTGTTCGACGCCCTCGGCACCCTGATGATCGGAACGCTGCTCGTGGTGATCGCGATCATCCTCGGCGTGGAGACGAAGAGCCTGCTCGTGGGCGAAGGAGCGAACCAGGCCGACCACGACCGCATCGTCGAGGCCATCGTCTACGGCCCGGAGGTCGAGAAGCTGATCCATCTGAAGACGCTCTACCTGGGTCCGGACGAGCTGCTGGTCGCCGCGAAGATCGCGCTGCCCGCCGACAAGACCGTCCGCGAGGCCGCCGACGACATCGACGACATCGAGAAGCGGATCCGGGAGGCCGTCCCGGTGGCGCGCGCCATCTACATCGAGCCGGACATCTATCGTCCGTCGCTCGACCCGGAGCCGTCCACGGATGTGTTCGTGCTGAAGTCGTCCGACTGA
- a CDS encoding DUF1905 domain-containing protein encodes MELRFAGTVWYWRGPAPFHFVTVPPAESEMIHDVSGIVTYGWGMIPVRVTVGRTTLSTSLWPKDGGYIVPIKKALQDAESIAVDDEIELTLDIDA; translated from the coding sequence ATGGAACTGCGCTTCGCCGGGACGGTCTGGTACTGGCGCGGGCCTGCGCCCTTCCACTTCGTCACCGTGCCGCCTGCCGAGAGCGAGATGATCCATGACGTCTCGGGCATCGTCACCTACGGCTGGGGAATGATTCCCGTGCGGGTCACGGTCGGACGCACGACGCTGTCGACATCGCTGTGGCCCAAGGACGGCGGCTACATCGTGCCGATCAAGAAGGCGCTGCAGGATGCCGAGTCCATCGCCGTGGACGACGAGATCGAGCTCACGCTGGACATCGACGCCTGA
- the upp gene encoding uracil phosphoribosyltransferase, translating to MRVHVADHPLITHKLSVLRDARTPSPVFRQLTEELVTLLAYEATRNVRVSPIEITTPVTTTMGVKISEPRPIVVPILRAGLGMLEGMVKLLPTAEVGFLGMVRDEETFEPTTYAERLPDDLSDRQCFAIDPMLATGGSLGAAIQFLFDRGAKDVTAICLLGTPEGVAAIEKLVGTQDVTLVLGALDERLNEKGYIVPGLGDAGDRLYGTV from the coding sequence ATGCGTGTTCACGTGGCAGACCACCCCCTCATCACCCACAAGCTCTCGGTGCTGCGCGACGCGCGCACCCCATCGCCGGTGTTCCGCCAGCTCACCGAGGAACTCGTGACGCTGCTCGCCTACGAGGCGACACGGAACGTGCGGGTCTCCCCCATCGAGATCACGACCCCTGTGACGACGACGATGGGTGTGAAGATCTCCGAGCCCCGCCCGATCGTCGTGCCGATCCTGCGCGCCGGACTCGGGATGCTGGAGGGCATGGTCAAGCTGCTCCCCACCGCCGAGGTCGGCTTCCTCGGCATGGTCCGCGACGAGGAGACCTTCGAGCCGACCACGTACGCCGAGCGCCTTCCGGACGATCTCAGCGACCGTCAGTGCTTCGCGATCGACCCGATGCTCGCCACCGGCGGCTCGCTGGGTGCTGCGATCCAGTTCCTGTTCGACCGCGGTGCCAAGGACGTCACAGCCATCTGCCTGCTCGGCACGCCGGAGGGCGTCGCCGCGATCGAGAAGCTCGTCGGCACCCAGGACGTGACGCTCGTCCTCGGGGCGCTCGACGAGCGTCTCAACGAGAAGGGCTACATCGTCCCGGGGCTCGGCGACGCCGGCGACCGGCTCTACGGCACGGTCTGA
- the tadA gene encoding tRNA adenosine(34) deaminase TadA has protein sequence MSASDSQGMLRALELARDAAAGGDVPVGAVVLDPSGRILAEGRNTREQTHDPTGHAEIVALRAAAAAAGSWNLEGHTLVVTLEPCVMCAGAILQARIGRVVFGAWDDKAGAAGSMYDVLRDRRLPYRAEVVGGLLEEAASDLLRDFFEARR, from the coding sequence ATGTCGGCATCCGATTCGCAGGGGATGCTGCGTGCGCTCGAGCTCGCTCGAGACGCCGCAGCGGGCGGCGACGTACCCGTCGGCGCGGTCGTGCTGGACCCGTCCGGCCGCATTCTCGCCGAGGGGCGCAACACCCGCGAGCAGACGCACGACCCGACCGGACACGCCGAGATCGTCGCGCTGCGCGCCGCCGCGGCAGCCGCGGGGTCGTGGAATCTGGAGGGTCACACGCTCGTCGTGACGCTCGAGCCGTGCGTGATGTGCGCCGGCGCGATCCTGCAGGCGCGCATCGGTCGCGTCGTGTTCGGGGCCTGGGATGACAAGGCCGGCGCCGCCGGTTCGATGTACGACGTGCTGCGGGACAGGCGACTGCCGTACCGCGCGGAGGTCGTCGGGGGGCTCCTCGAGGAGGCCGCTTCCGACCTGCTGCGCGATTTCTTCGAAGCCCGTCGCTGA
- the proC gene encoding pyrroline-5-carboxylate reductase produces MADSLPSLAFLGAGSMGGAILQGVVASGIPVEGGIVATNRTAGKAEGLAGLAGVTAVALDEHPEGNRDAAADARIILIGVKPAMVPDLLREIAPVLRPDAIVVSLAAGVTLATFAEHLGDGVRVVRSMPNTPATVGKAVTGIAAGAAASPDDLAVVRRLFELVGAVVEVPEEQIDPLSTISGSGPAYVFLLIEELTKAAIGKGFGEADARLMAEQTFIGATALLEASGEDPAELRRRVTSPKGTTERAIAVLQDARLDTVFADATDAALARAKEIAAGA; encoded by the coding sequence ATGGCTGACTCCCTTCCTTCTCTGGCGTTTCTCGGTGCGGGTTCGATGGGCGGCGCGATCCTGCAGGGGGTCGTCGCCTCCGGCATCCCCGTGGAAGGAGGCATCGTCGCCACCAACCGCACCGCGGGCAAGGCCGAGGGCCTCGCCGGCCTCGCGGGTGTCACCGCGGTCGCGCTCGACGAGCACCCCGAGGGGAACAGGGATGCCGCAGCGGACGCACGCATCATCCTCATCGGCGTGAAGCCCGCGATGGTGCCCGACCTGCTCCGCGAGATCGCCCCCGTGCTGCGTCCGGACGCGATCGTGGTCAGCCTCGCCGCCGGCGTCACTCTCGCGACGTTCGCCGAGCACCTCGGCGACGGCGTGCGCGTGGTCCGGTCGATGCCCAACACCCCTGCCACGGTCGGCAAGGCGGTCACGGGGATCGCCGCCGGCGCTGCCGCATCGCCGGACGACCTCGCAGTCGTGCGGCGGCTGTTCGAACTCGTCGGCGCCGTCGTCGAGGTCCCTGAGGAGCAGATCGATCCGCTCTCGACGATCTCGGGCTCCGGCCCGGCGTACGTGTTCCTGCTCATCGAGGAGCTCACCAAGGCGGCGATCGGCAAAGGCTTCGGCGAGGCGGACGCGCGCCTGATGGCGGAGCAGACGTTCATCGGCGCGACGGCTCTCCTGGAGGCATCCGGTGAGGATCCTGCCGAACTCCGGCGCCGCGTGACCAGCCCGAAAGGAACCACCGAGCGGGCCATCGCCGTGCTGCAGGACGCACGCCTGGACACGGTGTTCGCCGATGCCACGGACGCCGCGCTGGCGCGTGCCAAGGAGATCGCGGCCGGGGCCTGA